A region from the Chanodichthys erythropterus isolate Z2021 chromosome 5, ASM2448905v1, whole genome shotgun sequence genome encodes:
- the si:dkey-187a12.4 gene encoding uncharacterized protein si:dkey-187a12.4 — MEPNSVGRSNWAINHRAEALVSKHMAEMAQRRLAVPEEDINPLPGDLRRSAEDIPGRAEVNFSADSQSYNPAGVAEKLMHEDASSSSAPETAAHRKIISLLIEIKEEQQRQWEVLKDLQARIYGQMCEEEDEPLDIDLPLRTMEQLDETEQHLEDTETQRRMVSHLSRMGGATVDDAVRRLMHAVLSFSVGSELNWVGRGQKRSFRNTRLQGVLFRALKRTPVGKEATHHQFADVVKKWLRFAPFRQRGSGRRPQWKPVEFICPKYVVPSTVEDHNQINLESEEIQVTI, encoded by the exons ATGGAACCAAACAGTGTCGGTCGCTCGAACTGGGCCATAAACCACCGGGCGGAGGCTTTAGTGAGTAAACACATGGCAGAAATGGCACAGAGACGCTTAGCGGTGCCTGAGGAGGATATAAACCCTCTGCCCGGAGACTTGAGAAGGAGCGCAGAAGACATCCCGGGGCGGGCTGAGGTGAATTTCAGCGCGGACTCACAGTCCTACAATCCTGCAGGAGTGGCAGAAAAGTTGATGCACGAGGATGCATCTTCATCTTCAG CTCCAGAGACAGCGGCCCATAGGAAAATCATATCCCTTCTTATTGAGATCAAGGAGGAGCAACAGAGGCAGTGGGAAGTTCTGAAAGACCTGCAGGCCAGGATTTATGGACAAATGTGTGAAGAGGAGGACGAGCCACTTGACATCGATCTGCCACTAAGAACTATGGAACAGCTTGATGAAACAGAGCAGCATTTAGAGGATACTGAAACTCAGAGGAGAATG GTGTCCCACCTCTCAAGGATGGGCGGAGCCACGGTGGATGATGCGGTCCGGCGTCTTATGCATGCTGTTCTCTCATTCAGCGTGGGCTCAGAGCTCAACTGGGTTGGCAGAGGACAGAAACGGAGCTTCAGAAACACCAGACTGCAGGGTGTTTTATTTC GTGCCTTGAAGAGGACACCCGTAGGAAAAGAGGCcacacaccaccagtttgctgATGTAGTGAAGAAATGGTTGCGGTTTGCCCCTTTCCGACAAAGAGGAAGTGGACGAAGACCGCAGTGGAAACCAGTTGAGTTCATCTGTCCCAAATATGTAGTCCCAAGCACTGTGGAGGATCATAACCAGATTAACCTGGAATCTGAGGAGATTCAGGTCACAATATAA